From Qingrenia yutianensis, the proteins below share one genomic window:
- the ftsY gene encoding signal recognition particle-docking protein FtsY: MFNIFKEKLKKGLEKTKTSFGDKLDSVLKVFKKIDDDLYDELEEALIMADAGVETSMYIIDELKKKVKENHLTEADEVRGAIKEIIADILSENDNEVKLSGSPAVVMVIGVNGVGKTTSIGKMASLFKSEGKKVILGAGDTFRAAAVDQLQVWAERVGVDIIKHQEGADPGAVMFDSISAAKARGADVLIFDTAGRLHNKKNLMDELKKIYKIIERELPNSSKEVLLVLDATTGQNALSQAKLFGEAADITGIVLTKLDGTAKGGIVIAIGHEQKIGVKFIGVGEGVDDLQKFNAQDFADALF, translated from the coding sequence ATGTTTAACATTTTTAAAGAAAAGCTGAAAAAAGGCTTGGAAAAGACAAAAACTTCTTTCGGCGACAAGCTCGACAGTGTGCTGAAAGTTTTCAAAAAAATTGACGACGATTTGTACGACGAACTTGAAGAGGCGCTTATTATGGCTGATGCCGGCGTCGAAACGTCGATGTATATTATTGACGAATTAAAGAAAAAAGTTAAGGAAAATCACCTTACTGAGGCGGACGAGGTGCGAGGTGCGATTAAAGAAATTATCGCGGACATTTTGAGCGAAAACGATAACGAAGTAAAACTTTCGGGTTCGCCGGCGGTGGTTATGGTTATCGGCGTTAACGGCGTCGGAAAAACCACTTCAATCGGCAAAATGGCAAGTCTTTTCAAATCGGAGGGTAAAAAAGTTATTCTCGGCGCGGGCGATACTTTCCGTGCGGCGGCGGTTGACCAGCTACAGGTTTGGGCGGAAAGAGTGGGGGTTGACATCATCAAACACCAAGAGGGCGCAGACCCCGGCGCGGTTATGTTCGATTCAATCAGTGCGGCAAAGGCGCGCGGTGCGGACGTTTTGATTTTCGATACCGCCGGCAGACTTCACAACAAGAAAAATCTTATGGACGAGCTAAAAAAAATATACAAAATTATTGAACGAGAACTTCCGAATTCGTCCAAGGAAGTGCTTTTGGTGCTGGACGCTACGACGGGACAAAATGCGCTTTCACAGGCGAAACTGTTCGGCGAGGCTGCAGACATCACGGGTATTGTTTTAACAAAACTTGACGGAACAGCGAAAGGCGGAATTGTTATAGCAATCGGTCACGAACAGAAAATCGGCGTTAAATTTATCGGTGTCGGCGAGGGTGTTGACGATTTGCAGAAGTTTAACGCACAGGATTTTGCGGACGCACTGTTTTGA
- a CDS encoding C-GCAxxG-C-C family protein, with translation MTDHVKKARELFLDGYNCSQAVLGAFCDEIGMDFNTAMKLSSSFGGGMGRMREVCGACSAMFMIAGIIYGYDDSKDDKKKAAHYALVQKLASDFKEQNGTIICRELLKNIKTDMSANPTKRDNEFYKKRPCLKFVEDAASIIEGLLNREKAM, from the coding sequence ATGACAGATCACGTAAAAAAGGCAAGAGAATTATTTTTGGACGGCTACAACTGTTCACAGGCGGTTTTGGGCGCGTTCTGCGACGAAATCGGTATGGATTTTAACACCGCGATGAAGCTTTCGTCGTCGTTCGGCGGAGGTATGGGCAGAATGAGAGAGGTTTGCGGTGCGTGCTCGGCTATGTTTATGATTGCCGGCATTATTTACGGTTACGACGACTCGAAAGACGATAAGAAAAAGGCAGCGCACTATGCGCTTGTGCAAAAACTTGCGTCCGATTTTAAGGAGCAAAACGGTACAATTATTTGCCGTGAGCTTTTGAAAAATATTAAAACCGATATGTCGGCAAACCCGACAAAAAGGGATAACGAGTTTTACAAAAAGCGACCGTGTTTAAAGTTTGTCGAGGACGCGGCAAGCATTATTGAAGGTCTTTTGAACCGAGAAAAAGCTATGTAA